The sequence AATGGTTCAATACGTATTCAACGAATTAAACGATATAAACGAATGAAACGATCTTTTAAAATCGGTCCGCGGTATGTGAAATAGGACGCCGAAAAGTTTAAATGGTTTAAACTTGCTATTCCCCGTAGCTCGCTACGGGGTGACCGCTTAGGTTCCCCCTTTAGAAAAGGGGGATAAAGGGGGATTTGAGGATTTAGCTTTTCCTCTGAATACTCCGCAGTCTTGCTGCGGGGATTTTTATTCGTTTAAGACGTTTAATGCCTGGCTGATTTTCGCCGAAGTGTCCTTGGGAAAGTTTAAATCGTTGAAGCCGTTTGATTTGTTCAAACCGTATCCGCTGTTTAACGATTCATTCGACTTGAACTTTTTTTAACGACTTGAACGTTTTAAACCAATTGGACTGTTCAAGCAATTTAAAGCCCGGCTGATTTTTGCCCAGGTACAGGTGGCATCGGGAGAAAAAAATACAAGAAGTGTTGCTGAGGTAAGGGAAGTATGGTGACAGCAGTCGGCCGTACAAGAGGTTACAGCCAGAATCTGTTCAGGTCGAAAGAAAGCTGGCGGTGGACCATCTGTCTACCGGCAGTAACGGGCCTTTAACTTTCTGAGCGAGAGGGTCTTCCCGGCAGAAACGTCCTGTAGTCCCCTGATTGCCTCTTTAAGGAGCTTAAGATGAGGTCGTTTGTGCTCTTTATTATTCTTGACCTTGGATGTCACGAGCATATGATAGCATAAAACCTTATAAAATATCCCGCGTCTTGATTTTACCCGTCTCACCGTTATTGTCATCTGGATTGGTAAATATCGAGTTGGGGCTGCGTCCCTTCCAGCGCTTGGCGCTGGAGGTGATTAACAATTAGGAAGCAATTTTATGAAAAGAGATTCCAGTAAATGCGGGGAATTCACCGGGGATGGCCGATTGGAGTTCTTTAGCACGTTTGAAAAGTTCATCAACGGTGGCACTGATTTTCTCTGCGATGGGTCCAGGGATGCTACGAGTACCACAGTTAGGACAGATGTATGAAGAAACGTTTTCCACATCTGCGTAGAATCCACCCCTTTCAAAATGAACGGTGGTCTGTTTCAACTCCATAATTGTTTTACAGTTCGGGCAGTGCTTATTTTTTTTCATGTTTAGGACCTTTCTTTTTACGGGTTTGAAATCTTATCCAGTGGCGGGGATCTGGAATATAGACCGTGACAATATCAATTTCTTCTTCCCAGGAGTAGTCGATCACAACATGGATCGGAACCTTATTGGCCGATTTTCCATAAATCAAGCATCGTTTCCAATGCGGATATTCTTCGATGATTTTACCATGATTCAGGGCATAAAGGATATCGGCAACCGTGAGTCCGTCTTTAAATGATTCGATTAAGGCATGATCGGTGATTCTAAAGCTACCAGTCTTAATTTTCGTCTTTATTTCCTCTATTTTCATCCGGGGAGAAAAATATAGGAATTGAGGTAAAGAGTCAATGAAAAAACAAGGAGTTATCAGCATCAGCCCGCGGTATGTGAAACAGGACGCCGAAAAGTTTAAATGGTTTAAACTTGCTATTCCCCGTAGCTCGCTACGGGGTGACCGCTTAGGTTCCCCCTTTAGAAAAGGGGGATAAAGGGGGATTTTTATTCGTTTAAGACGTTTAAAGCCCGGCTGATTTTTGCCGAAGTGTCCTTGGGAAAGTTTAAGACGTTGAAGCCGTTTGATTCGTTCAAACCGTATCCGCTGTTTAACGATTCATTCGACTTGAACTTTTTTTAACGACTTGAACGTTTTAAACCAATTGAACTTTTTAAACTTCCTGGAACCCGATATGACTGTGAAATATTTTGAGGACCTGGAAATCTGGAAAGATGCGAGAGCTTTGACGAACGCAGTTTATAAGATCACGTCGAACCCGGCTTTTTCAAAGGACTTCGGTCTGAGAGACCAGATCCGTCGAGCTGCCGTTTCGGTAATGTCCAACATCGCCGAGGGATTTGAACGAGGGGGCAATCAAGAATGGATTCAATTTCTTTATATTGCGAAAGGTTCTTGCGGAGAAGTCCGATCCCAGCTTTATATCGCGAGAGATCAGGGATATGTGAATGATCAAGAGTTCAATGCGCTGTTCAAATCGTTCAAGCGATTGTCAGTCATGCTCAGCAACATGATTGCCTATTTGAAGGGCAGCCAGATGAAGGGGGAGAAGTTTAAGAAACCTTCTTACCGGACAATGAAGGATGAAATGGATGAGATGATGAAAAGTTTAAATCGTTGAAGTCGTCTTCTTGAACGATTCAATCAGTTTGAACTTTTTGAACGATTTGAATTTTTATTATTCTAAAACGTCTTGAACTTTTTTTTTGATAATGGCGGCGGAATTCGCCGGGAAATTCGGGGCGGGTAAGCTGGGCTACTGGCTTGGATCGCGGGGGGACTTGAAGGAAGCCGACTTTGCGTCAAAGCGTGCCAATAACACCCATAAATTAGGAGGTAAGGAGCCTGTGTTTCCTCATTACGCTCATTCGAGCCCAGAAAACAGTCCGCTTCCAGAAAACAGCAAAGATGATTGGCACTTTCTTAAAGACCATTTAACAGCGGTTGGAAAAGGAGCTGAGGAGAGGGCTTCGTTTTGGGGAGGCCAAGATGAAGCTAAGCTCGCAGGGCTTTTACATGATATGGGCAAGTACGCAGCTAATTTTCAGAAAAGACTTGAAGGAAAGATGAGAGGAGTCAATCACTGGTCACAGGGTGCATTCTGGGCAGGAAAAAATGAAGCATGGCTGGCAGCATTTGCGATTTATGGGCATCATGTTGGCATTCCTCCTGCGGAGATGATACAGAAGCTTGGCCAGTCCCTACAAGATGAGATGGCGACTTGGAATATCGCTGAAACCGTGCAGGATATAAAAGCCATTTTTGAGCACGACGGCCTTGCCATTCCACAAATTCAAAGAAGGGCAAAGGCAACACCAAAAGAGAAACATCGATTTGCCATGGCGGTCAGAATGTTGTTTTCTGCTCTGTGTGATGCCGATTTCATAGATACGGAGGCCCACTTCAATAAGTACGCGTCTGAATCGGCCCGGCCCACTCCCCCTCAGCTACAGCCGCGGAAAGCCTTGGATGTGTTGCTTAACCATATTCAGGCAAAACCCAAACCTGCCGATACCAACGGTAAATTGGTTTATGAAACCCGGCAGAGGGTATTACAGGATTGTCTAAACGCAGCTCAGGAGTCTGAGCACCTCTTCACATTAACAGCCCCAACAGGATCTGGAAAAACACTTGCATCGTTGGCCTTTGCTCTGAAGCATGCAGCAACATATAGCCTCCGGCGCGTAATCGTTGTTATCCCATATCTCAGCATTATCGAACAAACAGCGGGCGGATTTAGAGAGATATTCGAGCCTGTTTTTGGACCACAATATTTGTTGGAGCATCACAGCATGGCGGATAGAACCAGGAATGGAGCAGCCGAAGACAGCAACGAAGAAAAAGACGCCGAATGGGAAAATGAAAGAAGGCGAAGGTTACTCTCCCAAAACTGGGAGGCGCCTTTAATTGTTACCACGTCCGTGCAATTTTTCGAGAGCCTCTTCGCCAATAGACCGACGACATGTCGCAAACTCCACAATATCGCCAAATCGGTTGTTTATTTTGATGAAGCGCAAACGCTCCCCACGGGCTTGGCAGTCTCCACTTTGGGGGCTCTCAACGTCTTGATGAAAGATTATGGGGTAACCGTTGTGTTTGGCACGGCGACGCAACCAGCCTTTAAGTCTTTATCGGATCATATTCCTGATGGTTGGCAGCCAAGAGAAATTATTCAAAACACCAAAGGCATTTTTAATCGTCTTAAAAGAGTAGCCCCGGTTTGGCCGTCATCGAGGACAGAAAAAATGGAATGGTCGGAAGTAGCGCGGGAACTGGTAAGACATAACCAGGCATTGTGTGTGGTCAACCTTAAAAAGCACACAGCCGAATTGACCCAGGCCATGTTGGAATCTCTACCGAAAGAACTTCATGATTCTCTATTTCACTTAAGCACGGCGCTTTGCCCCGCACATCGTCAAGTTGTCCTAAAGAAAGTCCGCGCCCTACTGGACGAAGGGCAAAAAGTTTATTTGGTGGCGACTCAATGTATTGAAGCTGGTGTGGACGTGGATTTCCCTGTCGTCTGGCGGGCGATGGGACCATTGGAATCATTAGCACAAGCATTTGGACGGTGCAACCGTGAAGGCCGATTGCAGATGGAGGAATGTGAGGCACGCGTGTTTGTGCCGGCAGACGATGACATTCCAATGCCTGGCTATAAACAGGCAGCATCCATAGCGGCGACTCATTACTGGAAAGCTGATCTTCATTCTCCTGAAGTTTTTGATTCTTATTTCTCGAAGCTGTACGGTGACCAGGATATCGGTGGGGAAGGCAGCCGCTTGCAACGAGAATTACGAGAAAGTATTGAGCAACTGAGATTCCCGGATATAGCACAACGCTATCGCTTGATTTCATCGGATACTGTGTCCGTTGTTGTTCCGTATACCGAACAAGGAGCAAAGGCGTGTAAGGCTTTACAGTCGAAAGGTCTAAACATTAAAGCATTACGTGCCTTGATGTTTCAGGCACAGCCCTATGTCGTCAACGTGTATCGCAATCAACTTTTCAGGGATAGGGACATCGCGTCGCGTGTTATCCCTGTATTGGGTGATCGCAAAGGCGGATGGTATATCTGGATTGGCAAATATGATGACCGGTTCGGCATTCTTACCAAGATGTCTGATGAGGCATGGATCGTATGATCCTGCTCGAATTGCGATAAGGAGGTCTTATGGGTGTAAAGGTATTGGTTCATGGTCCTCTGGCATGTTTTACCCGGCCTGAAATGAAAGTGGAGCGAATGAGTTATCCGGTAATAACGCCGTCAGCAGCCAGAGGAGTATTGGAAGCTATTCTCTACAAGCCAGAGTTTCGGTGGAAAATACGCCATATCCATGTGCTCGCTCCGATCAAATTTATCGGCCTGAGACGTAACGAGGTTCAAGGGAAAATATCGACACAGAAAGTTAAGCAGTGGATGCGGGGAAAGGGGACGCCTGAACCTCTTGTAGCCGATGCCATGGGACGTGACCAGGGCGGAGAAGGGGAGGGGCGAACTCAACGAAACACGGTCGCTCTTAAGGACGTTGCATATGTCATCGAGGCAGACGCTTGGGTGCGCCCTGATGTGAAGGAAACACCAGTTAAATATTATGAATGCTTCCAGCGCCGCGTCGAACACGGCCAGTGTTATGTCCAACCGGTTTTAGGTTGCCGGGAATTTGTCGGTTATTTCGAGCCGGCGCCGGAGAAGTTTGAAGCTGTGAAAGAAACACGAGAGTTTGGTCTGATGCTTTATGACGTTTTTGATCTCGATGCACGAAATGACGGCTACGCCAAGCCGTTTATCACGTTATTCAGTCCAAAAATGATAAAAGGAAAGATCGAGATTGAAGATTACTCCTCGGTCAAAGCACGGCATATCGCTGGAGGTCGTCATGCTTGAGCACTTGGTTAGATATGCGGAGCGGAAAGGATTGGGAGATGACCCATGCTTTGAGGCCAAGCCTGTAAAATGGTCCATTGCGCTTGGAAATGATGGATCATTCCGAGGGATCTCCCCCCTTGGTAATCCGGATGATAAAGGTTGGAAAGGGAAGCCTTTTCCCAAAGCACCCCGTACTCCTGGAGGGGAATTGCAGGCTGGAGGAAAGAGTCATTTTTTATCTGAGACGGCTGAGACGGTTCTATTGTTGTCTCCTGAAAAACCAAAACCCAATAAGACATTGGAAGAGACAAAGGCATCGATTAAGGAAAAACATGCCTACTTTGCAAAGCTGATAGAAGATGCACACAAGTCTGGTGTAAGAATACTTGCTCCGGTCGTTCACTTCATGTCCGATAACAAAAGCATTGAAGCTGCTAAACAGGAAATCGCAAGAACGAAGAAATTTAAACCTACCGATACGTTAACCTTTGATATCGGTGGAAAATCTGTGATGGAAATGGATAACTGGCATTCTTTTTGGCGTAAAAAGCGTGATATGCCGCAAAACAAGAAACAACCAGGTGGACATCTGATGCCTTGCCTGGCAACTGGTGAAATGGTTACACCATTAGCCACGCACGACGTGATCAAAGGAGTTTTTGGTGCAGATAAGAAGGGAGCCAAGCTGATAGCTTTTGATAAAATCGCTTTTAGGTCTTATGGATTGAAGCAGTCTGAAAACGCACCCGTCTCTGCGCGTGCAGAAAGCCGGTATCGTGCTGCATTAAATGATTTAGTTAAAAACTCATTTCCATTGGTATATCCCAAAAAAGGGAAAGGCGGTATTCAACTAATTTATTGGACTCGGGATGAGAACAAAGCGGACCCCGTCGATTTAGTAAAAAATGGCGAGGAGGCGACATTTGATTTTTTCGATGGTGATCCAGAACTTCAACGAGGCGGCCTTCTTGCCGCCCTTAAGGCATTTCACAAAGGCGATTACAGACCACAAGGTTATGAAAGCAACCAGTTTTATGGATGTTCTTTGAACGGAAATGGCAAGGGTCCTTTGGTAGTGCGTGATTGGTGGGAAACATCCCTTACTAATGTCCTTCAGAATGTGATCGAATGGTTTAATGATTTGGAAATTGCGAATTGTCGTGCGCCGAAGTTCGGCGCGTTGCTTTATGCATTGGTGCGTGAGGATCTAAAAAAGGAACTTTCAACGCACATTCCTATTCAACTTATGCGTTCTGCTCTACATGGCCTTCCGTTACCTCGTGCTGTTCTGGGTAAAGCACTTCACCGTCATAATATTGACCTTATGCGTGAAGGAGAAGTAAGAATTGAGCGCGTGGCGTTAATCAAGGCATTCCTTAACCGAGTTAGAAAGGAGAGTGATCCTGCAATGACAACAGAACTCAGCAAGAATGAAACCGATCATGCTTACCGTTGCGGCCGGTTGTTGGCCGTCTTTGAGAAGATTCAGAGGGCGTCTCGCCCAGATTTGAACGCTGGTTTGGTCCAGCGCTACTACGGAGCCGCAAGTTCCACACCGGCTCTTGTGATGCCGCGCCTGTTCAAACTCTCTAAGCATCATCTTGCGACGTTGGCTGGTGGTTTAGCTGAATATTTTCAAAAACAGATTGAGGAGATCACAGACATAAAAAAGATGGGGACAACTTTCAAGAGAACGTTAACCCTTGAGGAACAAGGACGCTTTGCCCTCGGGTATTACCATCAGCGCGCACAGCGTAAGGACAATGACACCCCTGACATTCAACAGAACATTCAATGAAGGAGAAAACAATGAGTCAGTCGATTCAAAACCGCTATGACTTTCTGTTTTTGTTCGATTGTGAGAAAGGAAACCCTAACGGCGATCCGGATGCTGCGAATGCGCCTCGGATGGATCCTGAAGATATGCATGGTTTGGTCAGCGATGTAGCTATTAAGCGAAAGATTAGAAACTATGTTCAGATAGCCGAAGAAAACAAGAGCCCATTCTGTATATTTATCTCGCAGGGTGATGTTCTCAATCGAACAATCCAGACGGCTCACGCAAAATTAGCAGAGTTGGATGAATACAGGAAAGCCGACAACCAGAAGAAGAACGAAATGGCCAAGCAGTGGATGTGTAAAAACTTCTATGATGTTCGAGCATTTGGTGCTGTGATGAGCACGAATAAGGATGAAAATGATCAAAAAACCACCAAGAATGCGGGCCAAGTACGCGGGGCTGTTCAACTGACTTTCTCTCGGTCAATTGACCCAATTCTGCCTCTTGAACCCGGGATTACCAGGATGGCCGTTGCTACTGTAAAGGAGCAAAGAGAACGGGAGGAAAAGGGCACCGAAAACCAAACAATGGGTCGGAAAAATTTGATCCCATACGGCCTGTACGCCTGCCAAGGGTTTATCAGCGCCCACTTGGCTGAACAGACGGGATTTACAGAAGAGGATCTGTCCCTTTTATGGAAGTCGCTTGAAAATATGTTCGATCATGACCGGTCTGCTTCTCATGGCATGATGGCCATACGCGGGCTAAAGATATTCAAGCATGTTGGTACCGATACAAATGCAGAACAGAAGGCCCGGCAAGCAAAACTTGGCTGTGCTCCGGCGCAGAAATTGGTAGAACTTGATAAAGTGGTGGAGATTAAGAAAATGGATGGGGTTAGTGCTCCTCGTCGTTTCTCGGATTACAAGATTACTATTCACAAAGACCGAATTCCGAAAGGAGTTGAGCTGATAGAGAGGGTTTGACATGGATGTGAGTGACCCTGTTCCAATCTCAGCATTGAATCAATACGCCTACTGTCCCCGGCGCTGTGCGCTGATTCATGTAGAGCAGACATTTGAAGAGAATGTTTACACGATGCGGGGGCGGGATTTACATGAGCGCACTGATGCGCCGGAGGAGAGCGGATGGGAGGACGGGATGCGTGTTGAACGGGCGCTTCCGCTTTGGAGCAACCGCTTGGGCCTGATCGGCAAGGCAGACGTCGTAGAGTTCCATGGGGAAGTGCCTTATCCTGTCGAGTACAAATCCGGGCGACTGGATAAATATGTTAACGATGACCTTCAACTGTGTGCACAGGCGATTTGTCTGGAAGAAATGACGGGGAACCAAGTGCCTCGTGGGGCGATTTATCATCACGGTTCCAGAAGGCGCCGGGAAGTCGTCTTCGATCAGGCATTGCGGGCGAAGGTGGAAGAGACCGTAATCGCTGTTCGACGGATGTTAACGGATAAGGTGATTCCGCCGCCGGTGAATGATGCTCGATGCCGGCATTGCTCACTTTTGGAATCTTGCATGCCCGCTGTGATCGGTGAACGAGAGCGGGCAGATGCAGTGAAGAACAGTCTATTTCAAACCAACGATCCATAATGAGGATGCCATGCACCAGCTTTTAAATACGCTGTATGTGACGACCGAGGGCGCATATCTTCACCTTGATCATGAGACGCTCAAGGTGGATGTGGAAGGAAAAACGAAACTTCAAATCCCGATGCATCATTTGGGCGGGGTCGTCTGCTTCGGAGATGTGATGGTCAGTCCTGCGGCAATGCACCGATGCGCGGAGGATGGTCGTTTTATGGTGCTGCTGGACCGGAACGGCCGGTTTAAGGCCCGTCTCGAAGGTCCTGTATCAGGGAATGTATTGTTAAGACAAGCCCAACACCAGGCGGTGTGTGATTCTGCCAAGACGCTCGCCATCGCTAAAAATATTGTGGCCGGGAAAATCCAGAACACGAGGCAGATCGTCCTTCGTGGCGCGCGGGAAGCAGACAATCCCAATGATGCGAAACCGTTGAAGCAAACAGCCGAAGCATTGGCGAACGCTCTTACAAGACTCTCGACCTGTGATGGTCTGGATCAGGTTCGAGGCATCGAGGGGGAATCCGCTCGTGCGTATTTTGGGTCGTTTGATCGTATGGTTCGTGAGGACCGTGAATCGTTCAAGCTCGACGGCCGCAACCGTCGTCCGCCTCTCGATCCGATGAATGCGGTATTGTCTTTTCTCTATGCCCTGGTGATGAACGACTGCGTCGCAGGTGCGGAAGGTGTTGGGCTTGATCCGCAGATGGGTTTTCTCCATGCGCTTCGTCCGGGCCGTGCGGCGCTGGCGTTGGATTTGATGGAAGAGCTTCGATCTGTATTGGCGGATCGGCTTGCGTTGACGCTGGTGAACCGCAAGCAGGTGACGAAAAAGGATTTTGTGGATCGTCCTGGAGGAGCAGTCCATCTCAACGATGATGGCCGGAAGGAAGTCGTCGTTGCCTATCAGAAGCGCAAACAGGAAGAGATACGGCATCCGGTTCTGAACCAGAAGATTCCCCTGGGTCTGATTCCTCATGTCCAGGCGCGTTTGCTGGCACGGGTTCTCCGGGGGGATATGGAAGAGTACGTTCCGTTTTTATATCGTTAATGGGGTCGTATGCAGGTAGTCGTCGCTTACGATGTTTCAACTGAAACGCCCGATGGGCGGAAGCGGTTGAGAAAGGTCGCTCAAGCCTGCAAGGATTTCGGCCAGCGCGTCCAGAAGTCCGTCTTTGAATGCAGCGTGAATCAAATGCAGTATGAGCTACTGCTTCGGAGGCTTCTCGCCATTATCGAGGAGAAAGAGGACAGTCTTCGAATATACCGGCTGATCGAACCGAAAGAAAAGTATATCGAAGTCTATGGTGTTGATGGAACTGTGGATTTTGAGGAACCGCTTCTGATATAGCGCGGACCCATAGCGATTTAAATTTTCCGGGAGGATCGCGTGATGGAGAACCTTTTGAAAATTGAGGTTTTTTCGAAACAAGTGAACAGTATCTTGTCACAAAAGTATCCTGGAAAAGCATGTTCGCGCAATTGTACTGTTAAGTTGTTGGATTTGTGCGCTCTTTTAAGCGCACTGTAGCGCCCGTCCTTCGGGACGGGCGAGGATTGAAACGCCGTCGTTACGGCGGCTTATACGATTGCACGGGCGTAGCGCCCGTCCTTCGGGACGGGCGAGGATTGAAACCTGACCATCATTGTGGGGGTGATGTCGCTATGAAGTAGCGCCCGTCCTTCGGGACGGGCGAGGATTGAAACAAGGCCGATCTTGCAGAAATAACCGCTGAAAACGGTAGCGCCCGTCCTTCGGGACGGGCGAGGATTGAAACGGAGATGAGCGAATCCGGGCAATGGATGTATATCGTAGCGCCCGTCCTTCGGGACGGGCGAGGATTGAAACATCAGAGTAATACTGCATCATGGCATTCTTAACAGTAGCGCCCGTCCTTCGGGACGGGCGAGGATTGAAACCAAAGTTGCATTGAGAATCCCTTGGATTCCAGATAGTAGCGCCCGTCCTTCGGGACGGGCGAGGATTGAAACATCATCCTCCCAACCTTTTGCATTTAACCATGTGGGTAGCGCCCGTCCTTCGGGACGGGCGAGGATTGAAACATGATACGCGAGCATCATGTTATGCTCCTCTATGGTAGCGCCCGTCCTTCGGGACGGGCGAGGATTGAAACCAAATTCTTCAGGAACAGGGATAAGGACCTACTAGTAGCGCCCGTCCTTCGGGACGGGCGAGGATTGAAACTTCAGTGGATTGGCCTTGTTCCAGACGACGGGCATGTAGCGCCCGTCCTTCGGGACGGGCGAGGATTGAAACAACCTTCGGGTAGATAAGAATAGAATAGAAGAGAGTAGCGCCCGTCCTTCGGGACGGGCGAGGATTGAAACCATACC is a genomic window of Nitrospiria bacterium containing:
- a CDS encoding YgiT-type zinc finger protein translates to MKKNKHCPNCKTIMELKQTTVHFERGGFYADVENVSSYICPNCGTRSIPGPIAEKISATVDELFKRAKELQSAIPGEFPAFTGISFHKIAS
- a CDS encoding DUF4258 domain-containing protein, coding for MKIEEIKTKIKTGSFRITDHALIESFKDGLTVADILYALNHGKIIEEYPHWKRCLIYGKSANKVPIHVVIDYSWEEEIDIVTVYIPDPRHWIRFQTRKKKGPKHEKK
- a CDS encoding four helix bundle protein, which gives rise to MTVKYFEDLEIWKDARALTNAVYKITSNPAFSKDFGLRDQIRRAAVSVMSNIAEGFERGGNQEWIQFLYIAKGSCGEVRSQLYIARDQGYVNDQEFNALFKSFKRLSVMLSNMIAYLKGSQMKGEKFKKPSYRTMKDEMDEMMKSLNR
- the cas3 gene encoding CRISPR-associated helicase Cas3'; its protein translation is MAAEFAGKFGAGKLGYWLGSRGDLKEADFASKRANNTHKLGGKEPVFPHYAHSSPENSPLPENSKDDWHFLKDHLTAVGKGAEERASFWGGQDEAKLAGLLHDMGKYAANFQKRLEGKMRGVNHWSQGAFWAGKNEAWLAAFAIYGHHVGIPPAEMIQKLGQSLQDEMATWNIAETVQDIKAIFEHDGLAIPQIQRRAKATPKEKHRFAMAVRMLFSALCDADFIDTEAHFNKYASESARPTPPQLQPRKALDVLLNHIQAKPKPADTNGKLVYETRQRVLQDCLNAAQESEHLFTLTAPTGSGKTLASLAFALKHAATYSLRRVIVVIPYLSIIEQTAGGFREIFEPVFGPQYLLEHHSMADRTRNGAAEDSNEEKDAEWENERRRRLLSQNWEAPLIVTTSVQFFESLFANRPTTCRKLHNIAKSVVYFDEAQTLPTGLAVSTLGALNVLMKDYGVTVVFGTATQPAFKSLSDHIPDGWQPREIIQNTKGIFNRLKRVAPVWPSSRTEKMEWSEVARELVRHNQALCVVNLKKHTAELTQAMLESLPKELHDSLFHLSTALCPAHRQVVLKKVRALLDEGQKVYLVATQCIEAGVDVDFPVVWRAMGPLESLAQAFGRCNREGRLQMEECEARVFVPADDDIPMPGYKQAASIAATHYWKADLHSPEVFDSYFSKLYGDQDIGGEGSRLQRELRESIEQLRFPDIAQRYRLISSDTVSVVVPYTEQGAKACKALQSKGLNIKALRALMFQAQPYVVNVYRNQLFRDRDIASRVIPVLGDRKGGWYIWIGKYDDRFGILTKMSDEAWIV
- the cas5c gene encoding type I-C CRISPR-associated protein Cas5c — translated: MGVKVLVHGPLACFTRPEMKVERMSYPVITPSAARGVLEAILYKPEFRWKIRHIHVLAPIKFIGLRRNEVQGKISTQKVKQWMRGKGTPEPLVADAMGRDQGGEGEGRTQRNTVALKDVAYVIEADAWVRPDVKETPVKYYECFQRRVEHGQCYVQPVLGCREFVGYFEPAPEKFEAVKETREFGLMLYDVFDLDARNDGYAKPFITLFSPKMIKGKIEIEDYSSVKARHIAGGRHA
- the cas8c gene encoding type I-C CRISPR-associated protein Cas8c/Csd1: MLEHLVRYAERKGLGDDPCFEAKPVKWSIALGNDGSFRGISPLGNPDDKGWKGKPFPKAPRTPGGELQAGGKSHFLSETAETVLLLSPEKPKPNKTLEETKASIKEKHAYFAKLIEDAHKSGVRILAPVVHFMSDNKSIEAAKQEIARTKKFKPTDTLTFDIGGKSVMEMDNWHSFWRKKRDMPQNKKQPGGHLMPCLATGEMVTPLATHDVIKGVFGADKKGAKLIAFDKIAFRSYGLKQSENAPVSARAESRYRAALNDLVKNSFPLVYPKKGKGGIQLIYWTRDENKADPVDLVKNGEEATFDFFDGDPELQRGGLLAALKAFHKGDYRPQGYESNQFYGCSLNGNGKGPLVVRDWWETSLTNVLQNVIEWFNDLEIANCRAPKFGALLYALVREDLKKELSTHIPIQLMRSALHGLPLPRAVLGKALHRHNIDLMREGEVRIERVALIKAFLNRVRKESDPAMTTELSKNETDHAYRCGRLLAVFEKIQRASRPDLNAGLVQRYYGAASSTPALVMPRLFKLSKHHLATLAGGLAEYFQKQIEEITDIKKMGTTFKRTLTLEEQGRFALGYYHQRAQRKDNDTPDIQQNIQ
- the cas7c gene encoding type I-C CRISPR-associated protein Cas7/Csd2, which gives rise to MSQSIQNRYDFLFLFDCEKGNPNGDPDAANAPRMDPEDMHGLVSDVAIKRKIRNYVQIAEENKSPFCIFISQGDVLNRTIQTAHAKLAELDEYRKADNQKKNEMAKQWMCKNFYDVRAFGAVMSTNKDENDQKTTKNAGQVRGAVQLTFSRSIDPILPLEPGITRMAVATVKEQREREEKGTENQTMGRKNLIPYGLYACQGFISAHLAEQTGFTEEDLSLLWKSLENMFDHDRSASHGMMAIRGLKIFKHVGTDTNAEQKARQAKLGCAPAQKLVELDKVVEIKKMDGVSAPRRFSDYKITIHKDRIPKGVELIERV
- the cas4 gene encoding CRISPR-associated protein Cas4, which gives rise to MDVSDPVPISALNQYAYCPRRCALIHVEQTFEENVYTMRGRDLHERTDAPEESGWEDGMRVERALPLWSNRLGLIGKADVVEFHGEVPYPVEYKSGRLDKYVNDDLQLCAQAICLEEMTGNQVPRGAIYHHGSRRRREVVFDQALRAKVEETVIAVRRMLTDKVIPPPVNDARCRHCSLLESCMPAVIGERERADAVKNSLFQTNDP
- the cas1c gene encoding type I-C CRISPR-associated endonuclease Cas1c, producing the protein MHQLLNTLYVTTEGAYLHLDHETLKVDVEGKTKLQIPMHHLGGVVCFGDVMVSPAAMHRCAEDGRFMVLLDRNGRFKARLEGPVSGNVLLRQAQHQAVCDSAKTLAIAKNIVAGKIQNTRQIVLRGAREADNPNDAKPLKQTAEALANALTRLSTCDGLDQVRGIEGESARAYFGSFDRMVREDRESFKLDGRNRRPPLDPMNAVLSFLYALVMNDCVAGAEGVGLDPQMGFLHALRPGRAALALDLMEELRSVLADRLALTLVNRKQVTKKDFVDRPGGAVHLNDDGRKEVVVAYQKRKQEEIRHPVLNQKIPLGLIPHVQARLLARVLRGDMEEYVPFLYR
- the cas2 gene encoding CRISPR-associated endonuclease Cas2 → MQVVVAYDVSTETPDGRKRLRKVAQACKDFGQRVQKSVFECSVNQMQYELLLRRLLAIIEEKEDSLRIYRLIEPKEKYIEVYGVDGTVDFEEPLLI